A single Lolium perenne isolate Kyuss_39 chromosome 6, Kyuss_2.0, whole genome shotgun sequence DNA region contains:
- the LOC139832308 gene encoding uncharacterized protein → MKDIKLLGHRFTWSNEQDPPTLVRLDRAICNVDWDTSVPNAQLTAISSSVSDHCPLVLSCAGRIKCYSGFRFEAFWPYVEGYAQTVAEAWVQPFNHFNALIRLQRKMSRMASALRTWNKKHIGDTKQQLLRAEEAVHLLDAAQDARALTAEEATLRHQLKSRILGLSVIERIRVHQRSNANTRFFHVKANGRRRKNFIHSLRRDGARMQFPRRRSGRWSMDTSMLSLARPRQPPSPSTGHRWACPPMTCLR, encoded by the coding sequence ATGAAGGACATCAAGCTGTTGGGCCACCGCTTCACTTGGAGCAACGAGCAGGACCCACCCACCCTAGTCCGCCTTGACCGTGCCATCTGCAATGTGGACTGGGACACCTCGGTCCCCAACGCCCAGCTCACGGCCATCTCATCTTCGGTCTCGGACCACTGCCCCTTGGTGCTTTCTTGTGCGGGCAGGATAAAATGCTACAGCGGCTTCCGCTTCGAGGCATTCTGGCCCTACGTTGAGGGTTATGCCCAGACGGTGGCGGAGGCTTGGGTTCAGCCCTTCAACCATTTCAACGCCCTCATTCGCCTACAGCGCAAGATGTCTCGGATGGCGTCGGCCCTACGCACTTGGAACAAGAAGCACATTGGTGACACCAAGCAACAACTGCTTCgggcggaagaagcggttcatctgCTGGATGCAGCGCAGGACGCGAGGGCCCTCACGGCGGAGGAGGCTACCCTCAGGCACCAGCTTAAGTCCCGTATACTGGGCCTCTCGGTGATCGAGCGCATCCGTGTTCACCAGCGGTCCAACGCCAACACCCGTTTCTTCCACGTCAAAGCAAATGGAAGACGCCGAAAAAACTTCATCCACTCCCTGCGACGCGATGGTGCAAGGATGCAGTTTCCCAGGAGGAGAAGCGGCAGGTGGTCGATGGACACTTCCATGCTATCCTTGGCACGGCCACGGCAGCCTCCATCACCTTCGACTGGGCATCGTTGGGCCTGCCCACCCATGACCTGTCTGCGCTAG